A window from Peromyscus eremicus chromosome 1, PerEre_H2_v1, whole genome shotgun sequence encodes these proteins:
- the Znf568 gene encoding zinc finger protein 568 isoform X3, which yields MSTLKYQQQLCNMEQLTQTVRRRAWCSQDSALGQEEEDMTRSFKTVTFKDVAVDLTQEEWQQMKPAQRSLYRDVMLETYSNLVTVGCQVNKPDVILKLEQEEEPWVLEEEMFWRHSPEVWEVDEQMEKQQETLVRKVTSISKKALIKENVIDCKKVAKIFPLSSDVVTSRQSLYDCDSLNKCLEQNLDILSYKKGCVRDKNFECNEYEMPFYHCSSYAIAPFKCNQCGQDFIHKFDLLRHERNHAGEKRYGCKECGKSFSRKENLITHQKIHTGEKPYMCKECGKAFIQMSNLIRHQRIHTGEKPYACKDCWKAFSQKSNLIEHERIHTGEKPYECKECGKSFSQKQNLIEHEKIHTGEKPYACNECGRAFSRMSSVTLHMRSHTGEKPYKCNKCGKAFSQCSVFIIHMRSHTGEKPYVCSECGKAFSQSSSLTVHTRNHTAEKPYECNECGKAFSRKENLVTHQKIHTGEKPYKCNECGKAFIQMSNLIRHQRIHTGEKPYACTVCGKAFSQKSNLTEHEKIHTGEKPYHCNQCGKAFSQRQNLLEHEKIHTGEKPFKCNECSKAFSRISSLTLHVRSHTGEKPYECNKCGKAFSQCSLLIIHMRSHTGEKPFECNECGKAFSQRASLSIHKRGHTG from the exons AAAACAGTGACCTTCAAGGACGTGGCTGTGGACCTCACCCAGGAAGAATGGCAGCAAATGAAGCCTGCCCAGAGGAGTTTGTATCGAGATGTGATGCTAGAGACCTACAGCAACCTAGTAACAGTAG GTTGTCAAGTCAACAAGCCAGATGTGATCTTGAAGTTGGAGCAAGAAGAGGAGCCATGGGTGCTGGAGGAAGAAATGTTTTGGAGACACTCCCCAG AAGTTTGGGAAGTTGATGAACAGATGGAGAAACAACAGGAAACACTTGTGAGGAAAGTCACATCCATCTCCAAGAAAGCTCTGATTAAGGAAAATGTCATTGACTGTAAAAAGGTTGCAAAAATCTTTCCTCTGAGTTCAGATGTTGTTACTTCAAGACAAAGCCTCTATGATTGTGACTCACTTAATAAGTGTTTAGAACAAAATTTAGATATACTTAGTTATAAGAAAGGCTGTGTAAGAGACAAAAACTTTGAATGTAATGAGTATGAGATGCCATTTTACCATTGCTCATCCTATGCCATAGCCCCctttaaatgtaatcagtgtggacAAGACTTCATTCATAAATTTGACCTCCTCAGACATGAGAGAAATCATGCTGGAGAAAAACGTTATGGATGTAAAGAGTGTGGAAAATCTTTTAGCAGGAAGGAAAATCTCATCACACATCAGAAAATCCATACTGGGGAAAAACCATATATGTGTAAGGAATGTGGAAAAGCTTTCATTCAAATGTCTAATCTCATTAGACaccaaagaattcatactggggagaaaccttatGCTTGTAAGGATTGCTGGAAAGCTTTCAGTCAGAAATCAAATCTCATTGAACATGAGAGGatccacactggagaaaaaccctatgaatgtaaggaatgtgggaaaTCCTTCAGCCAGAAGCAAAATCTTATTGAGCATGAGAAAATTCACACCGGGGAGAAACCTTATgcatgtaatgaatgtggtaggGCTTTCTCTCGAATGTCATCTGTTACTCTGCATATGAGAAGTCACACAGGAGAAAAGccctataaatgtaataaatgtgggaaagccttctcTCAGTGCTCAGTATTTATTATACATATGAGAAGCCATACAGGTGAGAAGCCTTATGTATGCAGCgaatgtggaaaagccttctCACAAAGTTCTTCCCTTACTGTACATACGCGAAATCATACTGCtgagaaaccctatgagtgtaatgagtgtgggaaagccttcagccGGAAAGAAAATCTTGTtacacatcagaaaattcatactggagagaaaccttataaatgtaatgAGTGTGGAAAAGCTTTTATTCAGATGTCAAACCTCATTAGACATCAGCGAATTCATACTGGTGAAAAACCCTATGCATGTACCgtatgtgggaaagcctttagcCAGAAATCAAATCTTACTGAGCAtgagaaaattcatactggagagaaaccttatcatTGTAATCAGTGTGGAAAAGCCTTTAGTCAGAGGCAAAATCTCCTTGAACATGAaaaaatccatactggagagaaaccatttAAATGTAATGAGTGCAGTAAAGCCTTTTCTCGAATCTCATCCCTTACTCTTCATGTGAGAAGTCACACAggggagaaaccttatgaatgtaataaatGTGGAAAAGCCTTCTCTCAGTGCTCATTACTTATTATACATATGAGAAgtcatactggtgagaaaccctttgaatgtaatgaatgtgggaaggcattttctcagagaGCATCCCTTTCTATACATAAAAGAGGTCATACAGGCTAG